The genomic stretch NNNNNNNNNNNNNNNNNNNNNNNNNNNNNNNNNNNNNNNNNNNNNNNNNNNNNNNNNNNNNNNNNNNNNNNNNNNNNNNNNNNNNNNNNNNNNNNNNNNNNNNNNNNNNNNNNNNNNNNNNNNNNNNNNNNNNNNNNNNNNNNNNNNNNNNNNNNNNNNNNNNNNNNNNNNNNNNNNNNNNNNNNNNNNNNNNNNNNNNNNNNNNNNNNNNNNNNNNNNNNNNNNNNNNNNNNNNNNNNNNNNNNNNNNNNNNNNNNNNNNNNNNNNNNNNNNNNNNNNNNNNNNNNNNNNNNNNNNNNNNNNNNNNNNNNNNNNNNNNNNNNNNNNNNNNNNNNNNNNNNNNNNNNNNNNNNNNNNNNNNNNNNNNNNNNNNNNNNNNNNNNNNNNNNNNNNNNNNNNNNNNNNNNNNNNNNNNNNNNNNNNNNNNNNNNNNNNNNNNNNNNNNNNNNNNNNNNNNNNNNNNNNNNNNNNNNNNNNNNNNNNNNNNNNNNNNNNNNNNNNNNNNNNNNNNNNNNNNNNNNNNNNNNNNNNNNNNNNNNNNNNNNNNNNNNNNNNNNNNNNNNNNNNNNNNNNNNNNNNNNNNNNNNNNNNNNNNNNNNNNNNNNNNNNNNNNNNNNNNNNNNNNNNNNNNNNNNNNNNNNNNNNNNNNNNNNNNNNNNNNNNNNNNNNNNNNNNNNNNNNNNNNNNNNNNNNNNNNNNNNNNNNNNNNNNNNNNNNNNNNNNNNNNNNNNNNNNNNNNNNNNNNNNNNNNNNNNNNNNNNNNNNNNNNNNNNNNNNNNNNNNNNNNNNNNNNNNNNNNNNNNNNNNNNNNNNNNNNNNNNNNNNNNNNNNNNNNNNNNNNNNNNNNNNNNNNNNNNNNNNtttttttttttttttttttttttttttttttttacttacacATCAGCTGCAAGCGTGCGGTGGAGATCCGGAAAAATCCACATGGAAAATCAAGTTGGAGAATATAATGCAGGTGACATATATAAATCATAAGACTTAAATCAAGTTAGACTTTAGaataacacaaatttttttttattaatttctattttcaatcaaattgagacatgtaatatttattattttcctaaatttataataaaaaaaaagtggcattgcACCAAATTTTGTTGTAAAGGTAGATAATATTGGGACTTCAGATTTTTCTCTCCCAAGAAAAATTGAAGCCAAATTTAAATAGAAGAAAACCTATTCAATACGAGAAGGAACCAATGCTGAAATGCAAAACAACTTGAGTTGTTTGTCCATTGCCAATACGAGAATGTCCAACAAACCCTTTCGTTTTGactatatacatattaaattCTCACTCgatctcatttttctcactttcTTCAAAATTACAGACATACCTGATGAAATTGTGCACATGTCATGCACATGCTCAATTCTTAGGGATAAAATCGCTTTTCTATGTCGATCataatttttatacattttttcaataaaattgacacaaataactaaatttttatttatcgtTTTCTTAAATTTAACCTTAACACAAAGTTTTGCAAGCCAATTTTAAATAGAAAGAGAATCAATAAATAACtgtaattgatatatttttatgatattgaaataatttaaaaaatgaatttctcaaataattttaatctttttttttttataaaaacattTGTATAGGcaaaaaatggaggaaaaacTTAAGTCAAATTCAAAGCAAATCGTACTAACTGCTAGTATATAGAAAGAAGATttcacaataaattaaaatccgTGAAGAAAACCCGGCATAAAATATATAGGAAACTTAATTAGTGGAAACCTTAGCTTATAGTTAGGAGTACATTAAAAGAGAATTCAATTTAGAAGATATGTCTTAACAGAAGACTTATAGAGTTCTAATCAAAAAAGTATTTGACCATAAAATTGACCACCAGAAAATGTATTGGATTGTAAGTAGTAACccaatttttattcaatttttcctcttttttcaaCAAATTCAAATTGAGACACGTACAAGTCCCAACCCGACCTTTCGATCACTGTGTGTATATATGCAGGCAAGGCTACACCTCACTCtcctttctctctttcttctttgtctGCTAGGTTAGGTTAGGTTCCGGAGATAACATAGACGTCGATCTCCTCCAACAGGAGCTCATTGCACACATTCAAACTCTGCAGCGTGAAGTAATTATATtcattgttgagcatataatatataaacataaatatgcagtCCAATTATCAGCTTAGGCATGATCACTGGCGGAGCCACAATGGGAGTTGCCCCCACttccccaccccatatatatagtatatatatcatatataccAATGTTTTAACAAGCTTTAATCTGGCTGAGATGGTAGGTCTTCACTCTTTATTGTGTTGATCAAGTGGTCTAGCGTTCGGATCTTATAGCACTCAATTTAGCTTTTAAATTTTCTAATATcaatagtttgaattttttatttgtaatattgtggcttattttttcttaatattaatagcGAGATaagtgaaattttgtttttgacatttttttaatatcaatagtgagaattctaattgaattttttatttgtaacattgtgacttattcttcttcttctttttttttcttttttaatgttaagatgagtgatttataatgtgttttctattcaaactattttatctaattaattatatgttttatattttattttaaatatttttttatcttgaagtattttagtttttttttttatctctagtttacaatatttatgactcgaTATCTAAatgtttaatcttttttttttttaaaatatcgcGTTAGTGTATCTTTCGCCCCCACTGAGAAAGTTTTCTGGATTCGCCACTGGGCATGATGAAGCGTAAAATGAAGACGAATCGTGATGAATTCAAGGCAAAAATAGGTCAAGAATGAAGGGTCAAAACCATAGCAAAGTTCAACGGAGAATTGGAGTAAAGGAGAAGTCAGAAAACGCCACCGGGAGGGTGTCACGCTggaggtcacgccgtgacctgcAGCGTGACACCGTGGTCAGCTTTCAGATAGTCTGTGtcaaatcctaaaaataatacctataataataaatctaattaaaataatacatataataataaattcataagaaaatatacaaaaacaatacCATAACAAcatcataaatttaatttatagggattttacatattatatatatatatatatatatatatatatatatatatatatttaaaattttggttgCGTTAACCGTTCAGTTAACCAAAGTTTCGAACCTAATTAACcgttaactaaaattttaaaaaacttttaatcaATAATCGAACCGAaaaaatttggttaaaaaacaattaatcgAACTTTgtcggttcggtcggttaaccgaaaatttACTAaagagcatataatatataaacataaatgtgcagtccaactatcaggcttttagttgagatcgAGCACATGCTTTAGTTTGGTATCAAAGTCATGCCCGCGCCACTcgaaaatataaacataaatgtgcagtccaactatcagcttagacttttagttgagatgaagcacatgcttcaattttcactgcaacatatatataagtgttttttgtttttgtttttattttttgttttgttttctgaTGTCTTCCTTTTTTGGTTTAATGAATTTGCTGGAGCTTTCTGTTTTTTCATTGTTGCAGGGCTATGTTGATGAGTATCTGCAGATATGCTACGGTTTGAAGGAGACTTCTGGCTTAACATTTTTCCTAGAATTGATTGCTACCTTTCTCACGAACTCTGCTTCTACTATACATGATATGACTCAAACTATGTAATTAAGTTCAattttgtattttcaaaaaaaaagaagagtcatttctatttttggtcctactgttactggggcattgccaattttagtccacttcattaatttttgccacattatggccagtcttatttagtccttgccacttttagtccaccgttaaaattttcgtcaaatggtcgtccaaaacaaggatattttttgtcttttcatgctttggtcatcttgttgaccctttgcagtagttttccttacacattttcatccaatgaagaggtctcgcggaagccatgtgagccacattacaaagtcatAGCTTTCGCCGGatctcttcattggatgaaaatgtgtaaggaagacCACTGTAAatggtaaaggagatgatcaaagcatgaaaagaccaaaatacccctattttggacggt from Ipomoea triloba cultivar NCNSP0323 chromosome 12, ASM357664v1 encodes the following:
- the LOC115999552 gene encoding histidine-containing phosphotransfer protein 2-like, translating into MKGQNHSKVQRRIGVKEKSENATGRVSRWRSRRDLQRDTVVSFQIGYVDEYLQICYGLKETSGLTFFLELIATFLTNSASTIHDMTQTMEYPILDYDKMQRLANRLKGSSACIGACRISASCSELSQATTKRSKIDCKRAVEMINREKSAWEIKLETIMQLEHDAVIYTDF